In one Dermochelys coriacea isolate rDerCor1 chromosome 20, rDerCor1.pri.v4, whole genome shotgun sequence genomic region, the following are encoded:
- the ASF1B gene encoding histone chaperone ASF1B isoform X1 — MSRVSVLGVSVLENPSPFGRPLRFQVQFECGEALPHDLEWKIIYVGSAESEEYDQVLDSVLVGPVPAGRHMFVFEAEAPNPSLIPESDAVGVTVVLITCTYLGQEFIRVGYYVNNEYTDPELRENPPLKPDFSQLQRNILASNPRVTRFHINWDGPSDQMEDIENVDPEPEGVLSASCTSAKGTGTALGILAENSMDCM, encoded by the exons ATGTCCCGCGTGTCGGTGCTGGGGGTGTCGGTGCTGGAGAACCCGAGCCCGTTCGGCCGCCCGCTGCGCTTCCAGGTGCAGTTCGAGTGCGGGGAGGCGCTGCCGCACG ACCTGGAGTGGAAAATCATCTACGTGGGCTCTGCGGAGAGTGAGGAGTATGACCAGGTGCTTGACTCTGTGCTGGTGGGGCCTGTCCCAGCTGGGAGGCACATGTTTGTGTTTGAG GCCgaagcccccaaccccagcctgatCCCTGAGAGTGACGCGGTGGGGGTGACTGTGGTGCTCATCACCTGCACCTACCTGGGTCAGGAGTTCATCCGTGTGGGCTACTACGTCAACAACGAGTACACAGATCCTGAGCTGCGGGAGAACCCGCCCCTCAAGCCAGACTTCTCCCAG CTGCAGAGGAACATTCTGGCCTCCAACCCCCGCGTCACCCGCTTCCACATCAACTGGGATGGCCCCAGCGATCAGATGGAGGACATCGAGAACGTGGACCCGGAGCCtgagggtgtgctgtctgccagctGCACCTCAGCCAAGGGGACGGGCACTGCTCTCGGCATCCTGGCTGAGAACTCCATGGACTGCATGTGA
- the ASF1B gene encoding histone chaperone ASF1B isoform X2, producing the protein MALKDLEWKIIYVGSAESEEYDQVLDSVLVGPVPAGRHMFVFEAEAPNPSLIPESDAVGVTVVLITCTYLGQEFIRVGYYVNNEYTDPELRENPPLKPDFSQLQRNILASNPRVTRFHINWDGPSDQMEDIENVDPEPEGVLSASCTSAKGTGTALGILAENSMDCM; encoded by the exons ATGGCGCTGAAAG ACCTGGAGTGGAAAATCATCTACGTGGGCTCTGCGGAGAGTGAGGAGTATGACCAGGTGCTTGACTCTGTGCTGGTGGGGCCTGTCCCAGCTGGGAGGCACATGTTTGTGTTTGAG GCCgaagcccccaaccccagcctgatCCCTGAGAGTGACGCGGTGGGGGTGACTGTGGTGCTCATCACCTGCACCTACCTGGGTCAGGAGTTCATCCGTGTGGGCTACTACGTCAACAACGAGTACACAGATCCTGAGCTGCGGGAGAACCCGCCCCTCAAGCCAGACTTCTCCCAG CTGCAGAGGAACATTCTGGCCTCCAACCCCCGCGTCACCCGCTTCCACATCAACTGGGATGGCCCCAGCGATCAGATGGAGGACATCGAGAACGTGGACCCGGAGCCtgagggtgtgctgtctgccagctGCACCTCAGCCAAGGGGACGGGCACTGCTCTCGGCATCCTGGCTGAGAACTCCATGGACTGCATGTGA